A portion of the Paenibacillus marchantiae genome contains these proteins:
- a CDS encoding glycosyl hydrolase family 8 translates to MRKNRGFSVSSKAVMMCCLAFLLIPASFAFAAPNKPFPQHTTYTSGSIKPNHVTQSAMDSSVKAKWDSWKSAYLKTAGTGKYYVKYQSNGDTVSEAHGYGMLATVIMAGYDGNAQTYFDGLYQYYKAHPSANNSKLMAWKQNSSFQNIEGADSATDGDMDIAYSLLLADKQWGSSGSINYLQAGKDIINAIMQSDVNQSQWTLRLGDWATDNTFKNATRPSDFMLNHLKAFQAATGDAKWANVIDKTYTIVNTLYNGYSSSTGLLPDFVVLSGSTYKPASADFLEGANDGSYDYNSCRTPWRIATDYLMTGDSRALSQLNQMNSWISTKVSGNPNNVKDGYKLNGTVTGSGGSGAFYAPFGVSAMTSSVNQNWLNSVWTKTAGSSNEGYYEDSIKLFSMIVMSGNWWTY, encoded by the coding sequence ATGAGAAAAAATAGGGGATTTTCGGTTAGCAGCAAGGCTGTTATGATGTGTTGTCTCGCTTTTCTTCTGATTCCGGCGAGCTTTGCTTTCGCCGCTCCAAACAAGCCGTTTCCGCAGCACACGACATATACCAGCGGCTCGATCAAGCCTAACCATGTTACGCAAAGTGCGATGGATAGCTCCGTGAAAGCGAAATGGGACAGCTGGAAATCGGCTTATCTGAAAACGGCGGGCACAGGCAAGTATTATGTGAAGTATCAGTCCAACGGGGATACCGTATCTGAGGCACACGGGTACGGAATGCTGGCAACGGTTATAATGGCCGGTTATGACGGCAATGCGCAGACCTATTTCGACGGACTTTATCAATATTATAAAGCGCATCCGAGCGCCAACAATTCGAAATTGATGGCATGGAAACAAAACAGCAGCTTCCAGAACATTGAAGGCGCCGACTCGGCCACGGATGGAGACATGGACATTGCTTATTCGCTCCTGCTTGCGGACAAGCAGTGGGGTAGCAGCGGCAGTATCAACTACCTTCAGGCCGGCAAGGACATCATCAATGCCATCATGCAAAGTGACGTGAATCAGTCCCAATGGACGCTGCGTCTTGGCGACTGGGCAACGGATAATACGTTCAAAAATGCTACCCGTCCATCGGACTTTATGCTGAATCACTTGAAGGCGTTCCAGGCAGCAACGGGTGATGCCAAATGGGCGAACGTGATCGACAAAACCTATACCATTGTCAACACCTTATACAATGGGTACAGCTCATCAACCGGATTGCTTCCAGACTTCGTCGTTCTGTCGGGCTCGACGTACAAGCCAGCTTCAGCCGATTTTCTGGAAGGGGCGAACGACGGCAGCTACGATTACAATTCGTGTCGTACGCCTTGGCGGATCGCAACGGATTACCTGATGACTGGTGACAGCCGGGCACTCAGTCAGCTCAATCAAATGAATAGCTGGATCTCAACCAAAGTAAGCGGTAATCCTAACAACGTAAAGGATGGTTATAAACTCAACGGCACGGTTACAGGTTCCGGCGGCAGCGGCGCGTTCTATGCACCGTTTGGTGTCAGCGCTATGACCTCGTCCGTGAACCAAAACTGGCTGAATTCCGTCTGGACCAAAACGGCCGGCAGCTCCAATGAAGGCTACTATGAAGATAGCATCAAGCTGTTCTCCATGATCGTGATGTCCGGCAACTGGTGGACATACTAA
- a CDS encoding LacI family DNA-binding transcriptional regulator, whose translation MKVSIFDVAKKSGLSVVTVSRVLNGAESVREKNRQKVLEAIKELDYHPNAAARSLARGKTGIVGLIMTTLQDSFFDTVVKELNEVLALHGYFLAVSVSTGIGSDETHYLIQEDRVDGLILLSPMEEDNYIVELKRRNIPYVLIDNQKPENDTFSVTIDNYKGGYAATKHLLDLGHTSIAHLSGQNMFRSTRERRSGFLQALKEKDLAPFEMITGDFEIDFGYDICRKWLREGHLPSAVFAGDDHIALGVVNALMEEGIKVPEQVAIVGYDDQYISSKLHPHLTTVRQPADRIGVAAADMLLKRMDGTMKRGANVRIDPELIVRESTGLPTKGTTG comes from the coding sequence ATGAAGGTTAGTATATTTGATGTTGCAAAGAAATCAGGGCTGTCCGTCGTAACGGTCTCACGCGTCTTAAACGGTGCCGAATCCGTGCGAGAGAAAAATAGGCAAAAGGTTCTGGAAGCCATCAAGGAGCTCGATTACCATCCCAACGCTGCTGCGCGGAGTTTAGCTCGCGGTAAGACAGGAATCGTCGGCTTGATCATGACCACTCTTCAGGATTCCTTCTTCGACACCGTCGTTAAAGAACTGAACGAAGTGCTTGCACTTCACGGCTATTTTCTGGCCGTTTCGGTCTCTACCGGCATTGGCTCCGATGAAACCCATTACCTGATCCAGGAGGACCGGGTAGACGGACTTATTCTGCTCTCGCCGATGGAAGAGGATAACTACATCGTGGAACTGAAGCGGCGCAATATTCCTTATGTCCTAATCGACAATCAGAAGCCTGAGAATGATACTTTTTCGGTAACGATCGATAACTACAAAGGTGGCTATGCCGCTACGAAGCATCTGCTTGATCTCGGCCATACCTCCATCGCGCATTTAAGCGGACAAAACATGTTCCGCAGTACGAGAGAGCGTCGCAGCGGTTTCCTGCAGGCTCTTAAGGAAAAAGATCTGGCTCCATTTGAAATGATCACGGGCGATTTCGAAATCGATTTTGGTTATGACATCTGCCGCAAGTGGCTGCGTGAGGGACACCTGCCTTCCGCGGTGTTCGCGGGCGATGACCATATCGCGCTTGGGGTCGTGAACGCCCTCATGGAAGAAGGCATCAAGGTGCCTGAACAGGTAGCTATCGTCGGCTATGACGATCAGTATATTTCATCCAAGCTGCACCCCCATCTGACAACGGTCCGGCAGCCTGCCGACCGCATTGGGGTCGCCGCTGCGGATATGCTGTTGAAACGCATGGACGGTACGATGAAACGCGGGGCTAATGTAAGGATCGATCCTGAACTCATCGTGAGAGAATCTACTGGATTACCAACAAAAGGTACGACCGGATAA
- a CDS encoding ABC transporter permease, whose product MNKMGTIIGFTFKNKVKTKSFMVTTIVLALLITIGLNIPYFITLFNGGPIGGGSSTNPVNIGLLSTGQTEVAEKLEAYSSAQGNQTYRFVNDASKDEAALKADVESEVLDGYLKFEPVAGQDFPQPVLYSSDDISPQVIAPIEAALQIVKLDVVVKDTLTAEQKQLISTPVKLTEQNLDSGQSGAAAESEGTMSGINYIVVYLLIILLFTSTMMTGNMIASEITAEKSSRIMEILITSVSPLSQMFGKIIGIFMVGLLQIGIFGAVVAGNMLLPHNRDVLSDFNMNLGDVNVAVIVYGLIFYILGYFLYAVMFAAIGSMVSRTEELGQAVLPITMLSLVSFYIAIFSIATPNILLLKVASFIPFTSPTAILVRIGAGVAPTWQIWTSLAILVVSIMIFGWLAAKIYRTGVLMYGKRPTFKELFKAMKAYKI is encoded by the coding sequence ATGAATAAAATGGGGACAATTATCGGATTTACGTTTAAAAACAAAGTAAAAACGAAGTCTTTCATGGTAACGACTATTGTACTTGCACTTTTAATTACGATTGGACTCAATATTCCATATTTCATTACCTTATTTAATGGTGGTCCCATCGGTGGAGGCTCGAGCACGAATCCGGTGAATATCGGTCTGCTGAGCACGGGACAAACGGAGGTAGCTGAGAAGCTGGAGGCATACTCCTCCGCACAAGGCAACCAGACGTATCGTTTTGTTAACGACGCGAGTAAAGATGAAGCGGCCCTCAAAGCCGATGTGGAGTCGGAGGTTTTGGATGGGTACCTGAAGTTTGAACCTGTTGCGGGGCAAGATTTCCCACAGCCGGTCTTATATTCAAGCGATGATATCTCCCCGCAGGTTATAGCACCCATTGAAGCTGCACTGCAAATTGTGAAGCTGGATGTGGTGGTGAAGGATACACTCACGGCGGAACAAAAACAGCTCATCAGTACGCCGGTAAAACTGACAGAGCAAAACCTGGATTCTGGCCAAAGCGGAGCTGCAGCGGAGTCGGAAGGTACCATGAGTGGCATCAATTACATTGTGGTATATCTGCTGATTATCCTGTTGTTCACATCAACGATGATGACAGGTAATATGATTGCTTCCGAGATTACAGCCGAGAAGAGCTCGCGTATTATGGAGATTTTGATTACGAGTGTATCTCCGCTCAGTCAGATGTTTGGTAAAATTATCGGTATTTTCATGGTAGGTCTATTGCAAATCGGTATTTTCGGTGCAGTAGTTGCCGGAAATATGCTGTTACCGCATAACCGCGATGTATTGAGTGATTTCAACATGAACCTGGGTGATGTGAACGTCGCAGTCATTGTATATGGACTCATCTTCTACATTCTGGGTTACTTCCTGTATGCGGTGATGTTCGCGGCCATCGGTTCCATGGTGAGTCGGACAGAGGAACTGGGTCAGGCCGTGCTGCCGATTACGATGTTGTCCCTGGTTTCCTTCTATATTGCAATTTTCAGTATTGCTACACCGAACATCCTGTTGTTGAAAGTAGCAAGCTTCATTCCGTTCACATCGCCAACGGCAATTCTGGTACGGATTGGGGCAGGCGTTGCGCCAACCTGGCAGATCTGGACGTCCCTGGCCATTCTCGTGGTATCGATTATGATCTTTGGCTGGCTCGCAGCGAAAATCTATCGTACAGGTGTGCTGATGTATGGTAAACGCCCAACGTTCAAGGAATTGTTCAAAGCGATGAAGGCGTATAAGATCTGA
- a CDS encoding ABC transporter substrate-binding protein, translated as MKTIRIKKSFTLLLATSMLVVLALSGCSGGKSAGDVVPGNDGDSANSGGQVTITHYTIDSEDRTFIEKLVPDFEAQHPNIKVKIEKAPYEQFDSKLQTLIAGGKSPDVTSHYGYGGFAEYYNKDMLLDMNDIIKEDGFKASDYNIPDDLMKIYTVKDQVYGIPVNMYVSLMLYNKDMFDAANVAYPPSDYEDKSWTFDKMVEDAKKMTHVSNDIAKTQYGVDFTWSERDMRPLYFGAEPYSQDTWTNGGVPSETHFDSPEVIAAYNKLFNLILKDKVSPTTEWSKSVAGQNGDAFVTGKVGMTVSGSWSLAGSNDFPFKVGVAAVPAGGNDKVRSVLFVDPLLILKGSKHPKEAFEWIKYLVSDEIQEKSIDLSGGNPPVNTKAAETYYKHFDGIDTADVKKVYEGAVKYGFESYNHLITHYSQINDMFINEMQPIDTGHNTVEEVMPTIQKKVMEIIKR; from the coding sequence ATGAAAACGATAAGGATCAAAAAGTCTTTTACACTTTTGCTTGCGACCAGCATGCTCGTCGTATTGGCATTGTCCGGCTGTAGCGGCGGTAAATCAGCGGGAGATGTCGTACCCGGTAACGATGGCGATAGCGCTAACTCAGGTGGGCAAGTAACCATAACGCACTATACCATCGATTCCGAGGATCGCACTTTTATCGAAAAGCTCGTTCCGGATTTTGAAGCCCAACATCCAAATATTAAGGTAAAAATCGAGAAAGCTCCTTACGAGCAGTTCGACAGTAAACTCCAAACACTAATTGCCGGGGGCAAATCGCCTGACGTCACAAGCCATTATGGATACGGCGGTTTTGCGGAGTATTACAACAAAGACATGCTGCTTGATATGAACGACATTATTAAGGAAGACGGATTTAAAGCGTCCGACTACAACATCCCGGATGATCTTATGAAAATCTACACCGTCAAAGACCAAGTCTACGGTATTCCGGTCAACATGTACGTCTCTCTGATGCTCTACAACAAAGACATGTTCGATGCTGCCAACGTTGCTTATCCTCCAAGCGATTACGAGGACAAGAGCTGGACGTTTGACAAAATGGTCGAAGACGCGAAGAAAATGACGCATGTATCCAATGATATTGCTAAAACTCAATATGGCGTTGACTTCACATGGTCCGAGCGCGATATGCGCCCGCTCTATTTCGGAGCTGAACCCTACTCCCAGGATACCTGGACGAACGGCGGCGTACCATCCGAGACTCATTTTGATTCGCCTGAAGTCATCGCAGCTTATAACAAGCTGTTCAACCTGATCTTAAAAGATAAAGTGTCTCCGACAACGGAATGGAGCAAAAGCGTAGCGGGGCAAAACGGCGATGCGTTCGTAACCGGCAAGGTGGGTATGACCGTCAGCGGCTCATGGAGCCTTGCGGGCTCCAATGACTTTCCTTTCAAGGTTGGCGTGGCTGCAGTGCCTGCCGGCGGCAATGACAAGGTCCGCAGCGTGCTGTTCGTCGATCCGCTCTTGATTCTGAAGGGCTCCAAACATCCGAAGGAAGCTTTTGAATGGATCAAATATCTCGTCAGCGACGAAATTCAGGAAAAATCCATCGACCTGAGCGGTGGTAACCCTCCAGTGAATACGAAGGCAGCCGAAACCTATTACAAGCATTTTGATGGCATCGATACGGCAGATGTGAAGAAGGTTTACGAAGGCGCTGTGAAATACGGCTTTGAATCCTATAACCACCTGATCACCCACTATTCTCAGATCAACGATATGTTCATTAATGAGATGCAGCCGATCGATACCGGACACAACACCGTTGAAGAAGTGATGCCGACGATTCAGAAAAAGGTCATGGAAATTATCAAACGTTAA
- a CDS encoding GntR family transcriptional regulator — protein sequence MKIPIQINENSAEPLYHQIENQLRSLIVTGQLGEGTHLPSIREFAGSLNCSVITVRRVYQDLENEGLLRTKQGTGTFVAQVEAGDREHYRLKAAQEAMQAAVQSGKSVGCTEEELESLFREVLKTVYSK from the coding sequence GTGAAAATACCCATTCAAATTAATGAAAATAGCGCTGAACCTTTATACCACCAAATTGAAAATCAGTTAAGGTCGTTAATTGTTACGGGTCAGTTGGGGGAGGGAACACATTTGCCGTCCATTCGCGAATTCGCCGGATCACTGAATTGCAGTGTTATAACGGTTAGACGGGTCTATCAGGATCTGGAGAATGAAGGGCTGCTTCGTACGAAGCAGGGGACGGGTACATTTGTGGCCCAGGTAGAAGCCGGCGACAGAGAACATTATAGATTGAAGGCCGCACAGGAAGCGATGCAGGCAGCGGTGCAGTCCGGAAAATCGGTGGGATGTACGGAAGAAGAACTGGAGAGTCTGTTCCGGGAAGTCCTCAAGACAGTTTACTCGAAGTGA
- a CDS encoding N-acetylglucosamine kinase, with amino-acid sequence MAYYLGIDGGGTKTYALLTDDFGNVLGKGVGGNGNHQIDRALAAQSIREAAEGALNEAGLRIHEISHTYFGLAGADREVDYRILHPLVQEIGFTQNYSINCDTMIGLRAGTNRPYGVALICGTGTNSAGRNPAGEHVQVGGFDYMYGDFGGGGSLNIEVFRSVIRSWDGREQPTLLSPLLLNFLGYDSVSDMFDDFQDHGKHVPVHVAKLLFEAAAEDDAVALEILNRQGVELGKSAAAVIHKLGMEKDAFDIILAGSLLTRGDRGWIRSKIEQTVATIAPNATIVTLATEPVVGALWSAMDAAGHAVSQDVYDKMRAFRDFEHIKQTTR; translated from the coding sequence TTGGCTTACTACTTGGGAATCGATGGGGGAGGAACAAAAACATACGCCCTGCTGACCGATGACTTCGGCAATGTGCTTGGCAAAGGCGTGGGCGGCAACGGCAATCACCAGATTGACCGCGCCTTGGCCGCACAAAGCATACGGGAAGCTGCAGAAGGAGCTCTAAACGAAGCAGGACTGCGGATTCATGAAATCTCGCACACCTATTTCGGACTTGCGGGCGCAGATCGGGAGGTAGATTACCGAATCCTGCACCCTCTGGTTCAGGAAATCGGATTCACCCAGAATTACTCGATTAACTGTGACACGATGATCGGTCTGCGCGCAGGTACGAACCGGCCTTACGGGGTCGCGCTGATCTGCGGCACAGGCACCAACTCCGCAGGCCGCAATCCGGCAGGAGAACATGTACAGGTCGGTGGTTTTGATTATATGTACGGTGATTTCGGCGGTGGCGGTTCCCTCAATATTGAGGTGTTCCGCTCTGTCATCCGTTCTTGGGACGGCCGTGAGCAGCCAACGCTCCTGAGTCCCCTGCTGCTTAACTTCCTTGGATATGACAGTGTCAGCGATATGTTCGATGACTTTCAGGATCACGGCAAGCATGTGCCTGTCCATGTAGCAAAGCTGCTATTTGAAGCTGCCGCAGAGGACGATGCTGTAGCTCTGGAAATTCTGAACCGTCAAGGCGTAGAGCTTGGCAAATCAGCAGCTGCGGTTATCCATAAACTTGGAATGGAAAAGGACGCCTTTGACATTATACTAGCAGGAAGTCTGCTAACAAGGGGAGATCGCGGCTGGATTCGCAGCAAAATTGAACAGACTGTTGCAACCATCGCTCCAAATGCGACCATCGTAACGTTGGCCACCGAGCCTGTTGTCGGTGCCTTATGGTCTGCTATGGATGCGGCCGGACATGCGGTAAGCCAGGATGTATATGACAAAATGAGGGCCTTCCGTGACTTCGAACATATTAAGCAAACAACAAGATAA
- a CDS encoding ABC transporter ATP-binding protein, producing the protein MNRLELKQVVKQYADKTAVNGVTLNVKEGEIYGLLGANGAGKTTTMRMVLGLIHPDGGNIQYNGKPYSTELQQIMGYLPEERGLYPKVKVSEQINYLARLRGMNGKDADQSLKYWLDRFEVPEYYDKKIEELSKGNQQKMGFIAAVVHRPQILILDEAFSGLDPVNVELLKSTVKELRDEGTAILFSTHRMEHVEELCRQITILHRSNTVVQGEIKEIKSRYPREHVFLSTTGNVGGLEQLPGVKKVEQNERGYLIHIGQMEAAQEILRAAMAQTTVEHFEIKEPTLNQIFIREVGESNE; encoded by the coding sequence ATGAACCGATTGGAATTGAAGCAGGTTGTCAAGCAATACGCAGACAAAACGGCAGTTAATGGTGTGACGCTTAATGTGAAAGAAGGGGAGATTTACGGTCTGCTCGGAGCCAACGGTGCTGGTAAAACAACAACGATGCGTATGGTGCTTGGGTTGATCCACCCGGATGGCGGAAATATCCAGTACAACGGCAAACCTTATAGCACAGAATTGCAGCAGATTATGGGATATCTACCAGAAGAGCGCGGTTTGTACCCAAAGGTAAAGGTCAGTGAACAGATCAACTATCTGGCCCGTCTGCGCGGCATGAATGGAAAGGATGCGGATCAGAGCCTGAAGTATTGGTTGGATCGATTCGAAGTGCCGGAGTATTACGACAAAAAGATTGAGGAACTATCCAAAGGGAATCAGCAAAAGATGGGCTTTATTGCCGCAGTGGTGCACAGACCACAAATTCTCATTCTGGATGAAGCCTTTAGCGGACTCGATCCGGTCAACGTGGAATTACTGAAATCCACGGTGAAGGAGTTGCGTGACGAAGGCACAGCCATTTTGTTCTCGACACACCGCATGGAGCACGTTGAAGAATTATGTCGTCAGATCACAATTCTGCATCGCTCCAATACCGTTGTGCAAGGAGAGATTAAAGAGATCAAGAGCCGTTATCCACGTGAGCATGTATTCCTGAGCACCACAGGTAATGTGGGTGGTCTGGAGCAGCTGCCGGGTGTGAAAAAGGTAGAGCAAAATGAGCGTGGATACCTGATCCATATTGGTCAGATGGAAGCAGCTCAGGAAATTCTGAGAGCAGCCATGGCTCAGACGACCGTTGAACATTTTGAAATCAAGGAACCAACGCTTAACCAAATCTTTATTCGTGAGGTAGGTGAGTCGAATGAATAA
- a CDS encoding 6-phospho-beta-glucosidase, whose translation MAYEQGLKIAVIGGGSSYTPELVEGFILHHAELPVRELWLVDIEPGERKLNIVGNLAKRMVEKSGLPIEVHLTFDRREAIKGADFVSTQMRVGMLDARGRDESIPLKYGVIGQETTGPGGMMKALRTIPVLLDICRDIEELAPNAWLLNFTNPAGMVTEAILKYSNVKSIGLCNAPIGLIKQTSAKYGVEADRVYAEFVGLNHLHWITRIDVNGEDKLDDMLSDTAGYSAKNVPAREWNPEFLQSLHALPSYYLKYFYMTDAMLEEQLESLQKGGNRAEVVKRVEEELFELYNDPDLKDKPKQLEQRGGAFYSEAAVNLMRSLYNGTNDIQTLNVANQGIIDFLPDDASIEVNCVVTKTGPLPLPLTKVPPMAVGLIHAVKTYERLAIDAAVIGDRGLAIQALVHHPLVPSVEVAIQMLDEMLEANKEYLPQFFTESAANA comes from the coding sequence ATGGCATATGAACAAGGGCTAAAAATAGCGGTAATCGGCGGTGGATCTTCCTATACTCCGGAGCTCGTTGAGGGGTTCATCCTCCATCATGCCGAGCTTCCTGTACGAGAGCTGTGGTTGGTCGATATTGAGCCGGGAGAGCGCAAACTGAATATTGTCGGCAACTTAGCCAAACGCATGGTGGAGAAATCGGGGCTTCCGATTGAAGTTCATTTGACGTTCGACCGTCGCGAAGCCATCAAGGGTGCGGACTTCGTCAGCACTCAAATGCGTGTCGGCATGCTTGACGCCCGTGGCCGCGATGAATCCATTCCCCTGAAATACGGCGTGATCGGTCAGGAAACCACTGGTCCCGGAGGCATGATGAAGGCACTGCGGACGATTCCGGTCCTGCTTGATATCTGCCGTGATATTGAAGAACTCGCTCCTAATGCCTGGCTGCTGAACTTTACGAATCCGGCGGGTATGGTCACGGAAGCCATTCTGAAGTATTCCAACGTTAAAAGCATTGGTCTCTGTAATGCACCAATCGGCCTAATCAAGCAAACCTCAGCCAAATACGGCGTAGAAGCGGACCGCGTCTATGCCGAGTTTGTTGGCCTGAACCATCTCCACTGGATTACGCGTATTGATGTGAATGGAGAAGACAAACTGGATGACATGCTGTCCGATACGGCCGGTTACAGCGCGAAGAACGTGCCTGCACGGGAGTGGAATCCGGAATTCCTGCAATCCCTGCATGCCCTGCCTTCTTACTATTTGAAATATTTCTATATGACCGACGCCATGCTCGAAGAGCAGCTGGAATCCTTACAAAAAGGCGGCAACCGTGCGGAAGTGGTTAAACGCGTTGAAGAAGAACTTTTCGAGCTTTACAATGACCCGGACCTGAAAGATAAACCGAAACAGCTGGAACAGCGGGGCGGCGCCTTCTATTCCGAAGCTGCCGTGAACCTGATGCGCTCACTCTACAACGGAACGAATGACATTCAGACGTTGAACGTAGCCAATCAAGGTATCATTGATTTCCTGCCAGACGATGCCAGCATTGAAGTCAACTGCGTGGTCACCAAAACCGGTCCACTGCCCCTGCCGTTGACCAAGGTTCCTCCAATGGCAGTTGGACTGATCCATGCGGTTAAAACCTATGAGCGCCTCGCCATCGATGCTGCCGTGATCGGCGATCGTGGATTGGCCATACAGGCATTGGTCCATCATCCTTTGGTCCCTTCGGTCGAAGTGGCGATTCAGATGCTGGATGAAATGCTCGAAGCCAACAAGGAATATTTGCCGCAGTTCTTTACTGAATCTGCAGCTAATGCATAA
- a CDS encoding TraB/GumN family protein, whose amino-acid sequence MKNWKRILLSLTISVGLLASAVPAMASPQETSVKVNDETVEYTAGAPINDKGTTLVPLRSTLDAMDVKLTTATDDTITAVVNGKTITLKSKLTRINGVTYAPIRIVGDATGYEVCWDAATRTVLLVSKGGETETVQTGGRGFMWEVESNGNTVYLVGSMHIADESFYPLREEFEEAFTEADYLGVEIDISKAADEAQQKIVLDLGSYQDGTTLKDHISSETYAQVGDILKKNGLEANALDTFKPWVVESTLASLKSMKAGYEASSGVDLYFIQKAIERKLPVIELESYQSQLGMFNDFSKELQEKTLKATLDNFDVLDDSVNQMAEMWKTGNDEQLLKLTNSFSDDEEYNKAMLTDRNIGMSDKIDGYLKNGKGEEYFIVVGAAHYLGDHGIVKLLKDKGYTVVRK is encoded by the coding sequence ATGAAAAACTGGAAACGCATACTCTTGTCTCTAACTATTTCGGTAGGTTTGCTCGCATCGGCAGTACCGGCTATGGCCTCTCCGCAAGAGACATCGGTAAAGGTGAATGACGAAACGGTTGAATACACGGCGGGTGCACCGATCAACGATAAAGGAACAACACTTGTGCCGCTGCGCTCCACGTTGGACGCAATGGATGTGAAGCTGACGACAGCAACAGATGATACGATCACAGCCGTCGTTAACGGCAAGACGATTACTTTGAAGAGCAAGCTTACACGCATTAATGGCGTAACGTACGCGCCGATTCGTATTGTCGGGGATGCAACTGGTTATGAGGTCTGTTGGGATGCTGCTACACGCACAGTGCTGCTGGTTTCTAAGGGTGGCGAAACAGAGACTGTTCAAACCGGTGGACGTGGCTTCATGTGGGAAGTCGAAAGCAATGGCAACACAGTATATCTGGTAGGCTCAATGCATATTGCGGATGAAAGCTTTTATCCATTGCGCGAAGAGTTTGAAGAAGCCTTTACCGAGGCGGATTACTTAGGCGTAGAGATTGATATCAGCAAAGCGGCTGACGAAGCGCAGCAGAAGATTGTTCTGGATCTGGGCTCGTATCAGGATGGCACAACACTGAAAGATCACATCTCCAGCGAGACGTATGCTCAGGTGGGAGACATTTTGAAGAAGAATGGATTGGAAGCGAATGCACTGGATACCTTTAAGCCTTGGGTAGTGGAGAGCACACTGGCCAGCCTGAAATCCATGAAAGCGGGCTATGAAGCTTCTTCGGGGGTTGACCTATACTTCATACAGAAGGCAATCGAGCGCAAACTTCCGGTGATCGAGTTGGAATCCTATCAATCTCAATTGGGAATGTTCAATGACTTCTCTAAGGAGCTGCAAGAGAAAACATTGAAAGCGACTTTGGACAATTTCGATGTGTTGGATGACAGCGTGAATCAAATGGCCGAAATGTGGAAGACGGGAAATGACGAGCAACTGCTGAAGCTGACGAACAGCTTCTCTGATGATGAAGAATACAACAAAGCAATGCTCACTGATCGCAACATCGGCATGTCTGACAAGATCGATGGTTACCTGAAAAACGGCAAAGGTGAAGAGTATTTCATCGTTGTTGGTGCAGCTCACTACTTGGGCGATCATGGGATCGTGAAGTTGCTGAAAGATAAAGGATATACAGTGGTACGAAAATAA
- a CDS encoding ATP-binding cassette domain-containing protein codes for MEPIAVQLNGVSKMRKRRVIGPIDLTIPEGYVVAILGHNGSGKSTLLNMLQQVVLPDAGQIIWFGKEHEGPLPIELRQQIGFVADNAGLEENRITAQEAADFRAYWYPRWDMKLFNQLIHDMEVPVDVKLNKMSKGERRKFEIAAAIAARPRLLLLDEPSSGLDPFAWKVMVEQFRTFMAEGDTTILIATHIADEVKRLADYIVLMHRGQSLGMAEKDMVLDQWKEVWYEGDLRPESIPGVVESSSEERGLVRVITTRVSEAQERLELANNRVLKIRNLELDEVLAFWIAGYAPVQWK; via the coding sequence ATGGAGCCCATAGCAGTTCAGTTGAACGGCGTATCCAAAATGCGAAAACGCAGAGTTATTGGCCCAATCGATCTGACCATCCCGGAAGGGTATGTAGTTGCTATTCTCGGTCATAACGGTTCAGGTAAAAGCACACTTCTTAACATGTTACAACAAGTGGTACTGCCTGATGCAGGGCAGATTATATGGTTTGGAAAGGAACATGAGGGGCCTCTTCCCATTGAACTGAGACAACAGATCGGTTTTGTGGCTGACAACGCTGGGCTCGAAGAGAACCGGATTACTGCACAGGAAGCAGCTGATTTTCGGGCCTACTGGTACCCGCGTTGGGATATGAAGTTGTTCAACCAACTGATTCACGATATGGAAGTACCTGTTGATGTGAAGCTGAACAAGATGTCCAAGGGAGAACGACGGAAATTCGAAATCGCTGCTGCAATCGCAGCTCGCCCAAGACTATTGCTTTTGGATGAGCCTTCATCCGGACTGGACCCCTTTGCCTGGAAAGTGATGGTCGAGCAGTTCCGTACTTTCATGGCTGAGGGCGATACCACGATTCTGATTGCCACACATATTGCGGATGAAGTCAAAAGGCTCGCAGATTACATCGTATTGATGCACCGTGGTCAGTCCCTGGGGATGGCCGAGAAAGATATGGTGCTCGATCAGTGGAAAGAAGTCTGGTATGAAGGAGATTTACGACCAGAGAGTATCCCTGGGGTTGTGGAATCTTCCTCTGAAGAGAGAGGACTGGTTCGCGTCATAACAACCCGGGTCAGCGAAGCGCAGGAAAGGCTGGAGCTGGCAAATAACCGGGTATTGAAGATCCGTAACTTGGAATTGGATGAAGTCTTGGCATTCTGGATTGCCGGGTATGCACCCGTACAGTGGAAATAA